A single window of Sandaracinaceae bacterium DNA harbors:
- a CDS encoding pectin acetylesterase-family hydrolase encodes MRATDIWWCVALTLLACGPSSPPDAGSEPDGGVTDGGADAVPMLDEALPCTPIPDTGVAEGDDLVRVTLSDPRAVCNDGTPAVMYVRRAASPDQEDRWVFHLQGGGACGGPDCAARWCGRNSKMTTAGAPSSMGGVGLMRRGPENALGDANQVFLYYCSSDNWAGRAPDAVVAAEGDVPRFRLHFQGDAIVDAALDALEEGASSDDGAVTLPALGGGGTALWTGTSGGCQGVANTADRFAARMRALGVSPALVCDANFGPTDSELPAGAALDALLAGRRARFDLTERYSNTNHDESCVAMHPTDPWRCEWSGYVLANHVTEAPLFLRMSLADRAISDSYVAAGFDLDAFATGVQSALSTAAAGGGLESTARPISVYGPGCEQHVGLTNDDWFFSASMTADGAEVTFHDAVVRWLAGDDVAVVDTAPPTISTCAPVTDQTD; translated from the coding sequence GTGAGAGCGACCGACATCTGGTGGTGCGTAGCGTTGACCTTGCTCGCTTGCGGTCCCTCGAGCCCACCGGACGCAGGGAGCGAGCCCGACGGCGGCGTCACAGACGGAGGGGCGGACGCCGTGCCGATGCTCGACGAGGCGCTCCCGTGCACGCCGATCCCCGACACCGGGGTCGCGGAGGGCGACGACCTGGTGCGCGTGACGCTGAGCGACCCGCGTGCGGTCTGCAACGACGGAACCCCGGCGGTGATGTACGTGCGGCGCGCCGCCTCGCCCGACCAGGAGGACCGCTGGGTCTTTCACCTGCAAGGAGGCGGCGCGTGCGGCGGGCCGGACTGCGCCGCGCGCTGGTGTGGTCGCAACTCAAAGATGACGACCGCGGGGGCCCCGAGCTCGATGGGAGGGGTCGGCCTCATGCGCCGGGGGCCGGAGAACGCCCTGGGCGACGCGAACCAGGTCTTCCTCTACTACTGCAGCTCCGACAACTGGGCCGGCCGCGCGCCCGACGCCGTGGTCGCGGCCGAGGGCGACGTGCCTCGGTTCCGGCTCCACTTCCAGGGCGACGCGATCGTCGACGCGGCGCTCGACGCCCTCGAGGAGGGAGCGAGCTCGGATGACGGAGCCGTCACGCTGCCCGCGCTCGGGGGCGGGGGCACCGCGCTGTGGACGGGGACGTCGGGCGGATGTCAGGGCGTGGCGAACACCGCGGACCGCTTCGCCGCACGGATGCGGGCCCTCGGCGTCAGCCCGGCGCTCGTGTGCGACGCCAACTTCGGTCCCACCGACAGCGAGCTCCCCGCGGGGGCCGCGCTCGACGCCTTGCTCGCGGGGCGCCGAGCGCGCTTCGACCTCACCGAGCGCTACTCGAACACGAACCACGACGAGAGCTGCGTCGCCATGCACCCGACCGACCCGTGGCGCTGCGAGTGGTCCGGCTACGTGCTCGCGAACCACGTCACGGAGGCCCCCCTCTTCCTCCGCATGTCGCTCGCGGACCGCGCCATCAGCGACTCGTACGTCGCGGCCGGGTTCGACCTCGACGCCTTCGCCACGGGCGTGCAGAGCGCGCTCTCGACGGCCGCCGCGGGCGGCGGGCTCGAATCGACCGCGCGTCCCATCTCGGTCTACGGGCCCGGATGTGAGCAGCACGTCGGGTTGACCAATGACGACTGGTTCTTCAGCGCGAGCATGACCGCGGACGGCGCGGAGGTGACCTTCCACGACGCCGTCGTGCGCTGGCTCGCGGGCGACGACGTCGCCGTGGTGGACACCGCGCCTCCGACGATCTCGACGTGCGCTCCCGTCACCGATCAGACCGACTGA